In Sphingobacteriaceae bacterium, the following are encoded in one genomic region:
- a CDS encoding DUF3575 domain-containing protein, protein MKLKLVYFSFIFSISCQILVGKNKDGRHFKKIVDKNNSTSVLFGESDDKKGRSTSRNVVKLNLTSTILTNPTIQYEFAFHNNMSAAVAFSYFTPKKIPNFYYRQKSNEQGWKNARFDGWSVTGEYRFYPGQKTERQAPNGFYFAPYYRYASYTLKADYVQTNGGVTRDFGMKGTYSGYTIGGMIGAQFLPSKNFSIDIWILGMGFGKSKLKLEGWAKDGQPILQDALTNDILEHLDDLGKFGKGNVELDVSTSAATLEITKLPMSSYRIIGICLGFAF, encoded by the coding sequence ATGAAATTAAAACTTGTTTATTTTTCGTTTATTTTTTCAATTAGTTGTCAAATATTGGTTGGAAAGAATAAAGATGGGAGGCATTTTAAAAAAATAGTTGATAAAAATAATTCTACTTCGGTTTTATTTGGTGAAAGTGATGATAAAAAAGGTAGATCAACTTCGCGAAATGTGGTGAAGCTTAATTTAACTTCCACAATACTTACTAATCCAACAATCCAATACGAATTTGCTTTTCATAATAATATGTCAGCTGCCGTTGCCTTCTCGTACTTTACCCCTAAAAAAATACCCAATTTTTATTACCGCCAAAAATCTAACGAGCAAGGTTGGAAAAATGCCAGATTTGACGGTTGGTCAGTTACCGGAGAATATCGTTTTTATCCGGGTCAAAAAACGGAAAGACAAGCCCCAAATGGATTTTATTTTGCACCTTATTATCGCTATGCAAGTTATACTTTAAAAGCAGACTATGTTCAAACCAATGGAGGTGTAACGCGTGATTTTGGTATGAAAGGAACTTATTCAGGGTACACCATCGGTGGGATGATTGGCGCTCAATTTTTGCCAAGTAAAAATTTTTCAATTGATATCTGGATTTTAGGAATGGGCTTTGGCAAGTCTAAATTAAAATTAGAAGGCTGGGCAAAGGATGGACAGCCTATTTTACAAGATGCGCTTACAAATGATATCTTAGAACATCTTGATGATTTAGGTAAGTTCGGTAAAGGCAATGTAGAGCTTGATGTTAGCACGAGCGCTGCAACGCTTGAAATAACAAAATTACCTATGAGCAGCTATCGAATAATAGGTATTTGTTTGGGCTTCGCTTTTTAA
- a CDS encoding YbhB/YbcL family Raf kinase inhibitor-like protein gives MKYLFIGILFAFLPKKPFTAKSLDFAEGHNIQSKFTCDAQNISPGIVFENIPKKTKFFAIIMDDTESPNGEFVHWVLFNIPKCDKIEENTAPGVTGKNSLGINKYFGPCPPNGIHTYHFKVYAVKDSLAINNNVTKTELLKALSGQVLAESQFTGKYMRKQ, from the coding sequence ATGAAATATTTGTTTATTGGAATTCTTTTTGCTTTTCTTCCTAAAAAACCTTTTACTGCCAAGAGCCTTGATTTTGCGGAAGGTCATAATATTCAGTCTAAATTTACTTGTGATGCCCAAAATATAAGTCCGGGTATTGTTTTTGAAAATATTCCGAAAAAAACAAAATTTTTCGCCATCATCATGGATGATACCGAATCGCCCAATGGTGAATTTGTGCATTGGGTTTTATTTAATATACCCAAATGTGATAAAATAGAAGAAAATACTGCGCCGGGTGTGACCGGAAAAAATAGTTTGGGCATCAATAAATATTTTGGTCCTTGCCCGCCTAACGGCATTCATACCTATCATTTTAAAGTTTATGCCGTGAAGGATTCATTAGCGATTAACAATAATGTAACAAAAACCGAATTACTCAAAGCCTTGAGTGGACAGGTATTAGCGGAATCACAATTTACAGGAAAATACATGCGCAAACAGTGA
- a CDS encoding ATP-binding protein, translated as MEEFYGNEAQLLRVYGFLKNPYKSLLVIHGASGSGVTHLLNACGKETEKRNKKAIYLTAEWFTEIIRSKSKEEQKKEFYEQLSSFDLVCVDNIQFFYRKKKSITLDLIELSNYLLKSGKKIIFGCSKLGYDITRSKKINWPGESIRVQLSPLAGLTVFKLLKRLCTPEDKIPDSLLFLISGYNASIEQYINCLISIRFKSRINNIDLLSLTIEELEIEFRIKNYFPQQQLRKSFMQSSLHFISTIKQSKNLKT; from the coding sequence TTGGAAGAGTTTTATGGAAATGAAGCACAACTGTTGCGCGTATATGGTTTTTTAAAAAATCCCTATAAATCTTTACTGGTTATTCACGGCGCATCGGGCAGTGGAGTTACCCATTTACTGAATGCTTGTGGAAAAGAAACGGAGAAACGAAATAAAAAAGCAATTTATCTCACGGCTGAATGGTTTACTGAAATAATTCGTTCTAAATCTAAAGAGGAGCAAAAAAAGGAGTTTTACGAGCAGTTGAGTAGTTTTGATTTAGTGTGTGTAGATAATATTCAGTTTTTTTATAGAAAGAAAAAGTCAATTACCTTGGATTTAATTGAATTAAGCAATTACCTATTAAAATCAGGAAAGAAAATTATTTTCGGTTGTAGTAAATTAGGTTATGATATTACTCGTTCCAAAAAAATAAATTGGCCGGGGGAATCTATACGTGTACAATTATCTCCTTTAGCCGGATTAACCGTGTTTAAATTATTAAAAAGATTATGTACACCTGAAGATAAAATTCCGGATAGTTTACTTTTTTTAATTTCGGGTTACAATGCCAGCATTGAACAGTACATTAATTGTTTAATATCCATACGTTTTAAAAGCCGGATCAATAATATAGATTTATTGAGCTTGACTATTGAGGAATTAGAAATAGAATTCAGGATAAAAAATTATTTCCCTCAACAGCAATTGAGAAAATCGTTTATGCAAAGCAGTTTGCATTTTATTTCGACAATTAAGCAATCAAAAAATTTAAAGACTTAG
- the proC gene encoding pyrroline-5-carboxylate reductase, with amino-acid sequence MKSKICIIGGGNLGKALAEGLLNSKLYAGKDITITRRKINHLNYLKDKGLKITSANAKAVQDAGIVLLCVKPFQCKEIVKEISKKIKAGQIIISLVSGVSIKELQDLLPPKVIIFRAMPNTAMAINQSMTCISSADSNENALKMVNKLFNSLGKTIVIDEKLMDAATILGACGTAFAMRYIRANIQAGIEIGFDAATASLIAAQTVKGAADLLITNGTHPEQEIDKVTTPMGVTITGLNQMEHDGLSSSIIKGINASYKKMKG; translated from the coding sequence ATGAAATCAAAAATCTGCATCATCGGTGGAGGTAACTTAGGGAAAGCGTTGGCCGAGGGTTTATTAAATTCGAAATTGTATGCCGGAAAAGACATTACTATTACTCGCAGAAAAATAAATCATTTAAATTACTTAAAAGATAAAGGTTTAAAAATCACCAGTGCTAATGCAAAAGCAGTACAAGATGCCGGAATTGTATTGCTGTGTGTAAAACCTTTTCAATGTAAAGAAATTGTAAAAGAAATTTCGAAGAAAATTAAGGCCGGGCAAATTATTATTTCATTGGTATCAGGCGTTTCAATTAAAGAACTACAAGATTTATTGCCACCTAAAGTGATAATTTTCAGGGCTATGCCTAATACAGCCATGGCCATCAATCAAAGCATGACCTGCATTTCATCGGCCGATTCAAATGAAAATGCGCTGAAAATGGTAAACAAATTATTTAATTCATTGGGCAAAACAATTGTAATTGACGAAAAGTTAATGGATGCTGCCACAATACTGGGTGCTTGTGGTACTGCTTTCGCCATGCGCTACATTCGCGCAAATATTCAAGCTGGTATTGAAATTGGTTTTGATGCGGCAACGGCCAGTTTAATCGCCGCGCAAACCGTGAAAGGTGCGGCCGATTTATTAATTACCAATGGAACACATCCTGAACAGGAAATTGATAAGGTAACAACCCCTATGGGTGTTACTATAACCGGTTTAAATCAAATGGAACATGATGGACTAAGCAGTTCCATCATTAAGGGGATAAATGCTTCTTATAAAAAAATGAAAGGCTAA
- the alaS gene encoding alanine--tRNA ligase yields the protein MNANQVRQTFLDFFRSKGHHIVPSAPMVVKGDPTLMFNNSGMAPFKDIFLGNSPIKYPRIADTQKCLRVSGKHNDLEEVGVDTYHHTMFEMLGNWSFGDYFKKEAIAWAWELLTEVYKIDKDRLYVTVFEGNAEEGLEFDQQAYDTWKQFVSPERILNGNKKDNFWEMGDMGPCGPCSEIHYDGRPDEEREKVDGATLVNKDHDQVIEIWNNVFMEFERKANGSLIKLPMQHVDTGMGFERLVRILQKKQSNYDTDVFMPLISKIEELSGQRYNPKEEHLHKNHQIANIAMRVIADHIRTISFSICDGQLPGNTGAGYVIRRILRRAVRYGYQSLSLKEPFLYRIVPVLAHQMGEAFPELNTQKLLIEKVIKEEETSFYKTLEIGLKMIDQVCIETNNAGTKIIDGKIVFDLYDTFGFPVDLTSLIARGYGLSIDEKGFEKYLQEQKNRSRAATAVDTEDWIIVGENKHLTEKQEKETDFVGFEQYECESFILRFRKVKTKNKELYHLVLNKTPFYAEGGGQIGDSGTLENINDRITIIDTKKENGVIIHICEQLPEKISSSFTAKLNAEKRLLTTNNHSATHLLHAALRNILGTHVEQKGSLVNDDYLRFDFSHFSKISDEQLSQIEKMVNAKIRENHKANIELLGIEEAKKKGAMALFGEKYGDIVRMVTIDKNYSIELCGGCHVNSTGQIGYFKITSESAVAAGIRRIEAITSEKAEEFFDQQNEIIQQLKSILKNPKDLIKSVSALSEEKIELEKKLTVYLKEKANAVKNQLKTKIEKKGEINFLAEQIKFESAEEIKNILFELKNEIPNLFCVLAADVNGKPSISVIINDNLVKEKNLNAGNIVRDLAKEINGGGGGQAFYAQAGGSKLEGLNEAIKKAEKLAEL from the coding sequence ATGAACGCAAACCAAGTCAGACAAACATTTTTAGATTTTTTCAGAAGCAAAGGACATCACATTGTGCCCAGTGCTCCTATGGTAGTGAAAGGTGATCCTACCCTCATGTTTAATAATAGCGGTATGGCTCCTTTTAAAGATATTTTCTTAGGGAATTCACCCATTAAATATCCTCGTATTGCCGACACTCAAAAATGTTTACGCGTTAGTGGTAAACACAACGATTTAGAGGAAGTGGGCGTTGATACCTACCATCATACCATGTTTGAAATGTTGGGGAATTGGAGTTTTGGCGACTATTTTAAGAAAGAAGCCATAGCCTGGGCATGGGAACTATTAACTGAAGTTTATAAAATAGATAAAGATCGTTTGTATGTAACCGTTTTTGAAGGAAATGCCGAAGAAGGTTTGGAGTTTGACCAACAAGCTTATGATACCTGGAAACAATTTGTTAGTCCGGAAAGAATTTTAAATGGCAACAAAAAAGATAACTTTTGGGAAATGGGTGATATGGGCCCTTGTGGTCCATGTTCCGAAATTCATTACGATGGCCGACCGGATGAAGAACGTGAAAAGGTTGATGGTGCAACGCTTGTGAATAAAGATCACGATCAGGTAATTGAAATCTGGAACAATGTTTTCATGGAATTTGAACGCAAAGCAAATGGCTCATTGATCAAATTACCCATGCAACATGTGGATACCGGTATGGGATTTGAAAGATTAGTAAGGATTTTACAAAAAAAACAAAGTAATTACGATACCGATGTATTTATGCCTTTAATTTCTAAAATTGAAGAATTAAGCGGACAACGATACAATCCAAAAGAAGAACATTTGCATAAAAATCATCAAATAGCAAATATAGCCATGCGGGTGATTGCCGATCATATCCGTACAATCTCTTTCAGCATATGCGACGGACAATTACCGGGTAATACAGGTGCCGGATATGTAATTCGTCGTATTTTAAGAAGAGCAGTAAGATACGGTTATCAATCTTTAAGTTTAAAAGAACCTTTTTTATATCGCATCGTTCCGGTATTAGCACATCAAATGGGTGAAGCTTTTCCCGAATTAAATACACAGAAACTATTAATTGAAAAAGTAATTAAAGAAGAAGAAACCTCATTTTATAAAACCTTAGAAATAGGTTTAAAAATGATAGATCAGGTTTGTATAGAAACCAATAATGCCGGAACAAAAATAATCGATGGAAAAATTGTATTTGATTTGTATGACACTTTTGGTTTTCCGGTTGACTTAACTTCATTGATAGCAAGAGGATATGGATTGAGTATTGATGAAAAAGGATTTGAGAAATATTTACAGGAACAAAAAAACAGATCAAGAGCCGCCACAGCAGTTGATACCGAAGATTGGATAATTGTAGGAGAAAATAAACACCTTACCGAAAAACAAGAAAAAGAAACTGATTTTGTAGGATTTGAACAATACGAATGCGAAAGTTTTATTTTACGATTCAGAAAAGTAAAAACAAAAAATAAAGAACTATATCACCTCGTTTTAAATAAAACTCCCTTTTATGCAGAAGGTGGGGGACAAATAGGTGACAGCGGAACCTTAGAAAATATTAACGACCGAATTACTATTATTGATACTAAAAAGGAAAACGGAGTAATCATTCATATTTGCGAACAATTACCTGAAAAAATAAGCTCTTCCTTCACGGCAAAATTAAATGCAGAAAAAAGATTATTAACCACAAACAATCATAGCGCAACACACTTACTTCATGCAGCATTACGTAATATTTTAGGAACGCATGTTGAGCAAAAAGGAAGTTTGGTAAATGATGATTATCTACGTTTTGACTTTTCGCACTTTTCAAAAATTAGCGATGAACAATTATCGCAAATTGAGAAAATGGTGAATGCTAAAATACGGGAAAATCACAAAGCCAATATTGAACTATTAGGAATTGAAGAGGCCAAGAAAAAAGGAGCAATGGCTTTATTTGGCGAAAAGTATGGCGATATTGTACGCATGGTTACCATCGATAAAAACTATTCCATTGAACTTTGCGGAGGCTGTCATGTAAATTCAACCGGACAAATTGGTTATTTTAAAATTACTTCGGAATCAGCAGTAGCTGCCGGAATTCGAAGAATTGAAGCCATAACTTCAGAAAAAGCGGAAGAGTTTTTTGATCAGCAAAACGAAATTATTCAGCAGTTGAAAAGCATACTAAAAAACCCGAAAGACCTCATCAAAAGTGTAAGCGCTTTATCAGAAGAAAAAATTGAACTTGAAAAAAAACTAACTGTTTATTTGAAAGAAAAAGCAAATGCAGTTAAAAATCAATTGAAAACCAAAATTGAAAAAAAGGGTGAAATAAATTTTTTAGCGGAACAAATAAAATTTGAAAGTGCTGAGGAAATAAAAAATATTCTTTTTGAATTAAAAAATGAAATTCCAAATTTATTTTGTGTTTTAGCCGCTGATGTAAATGGAAAACCAAGTATTTCAGTGATTATTAATGATAACTTGGTTAAAGAAAAAAATTTGAATGCAGGAAATATTGTAAGAGATTTGGCTAAAGAAATAAATGGCGGCGGTGGTGGACAAGCATTTTATGCGCAAGCCGGAGGGAGCAAGTTAGAAGGTTTAAATGAAGCCATAAAAAAAGCTGAAAAACTGGCAGAGTTGTAG
- a CDS encoding tetratricopeptide repeat protein yields the protein MKSIIKYFIFCLVVFGIQHSTYYAQNNQIKHNRKIDSLYKIIEITKNDTIKIATLLQLGTEISLQNNDSARAIWQNAKDLCIQKLKQCQTLTKICRKYKSYYASSINNIGTVYYLQGDFQKALELFLQSTEITKQLNDKKTQSSILNNIGAIYFNKQDFDKALSYFNESFNLNKQLGDTLSALSSYINIGNIYSSKGNIKKALDYYIKCLSFAERSNNNNYISKALNAISYVYSRNGNLKEAIEYASKSLQIKEKLGDKNGIAMSLSQLGQCYHVHGDHEKALEYYRKGLLIREELKLKGDLPYSHNNIGDIFHYMNNLDSALFHYKIALQLFKETGNIAGMAAATNNIGTFYHDSGDYSKALSYGLESLKLFEQSGDNANTATTLHNIGSAYLKIGKASKALQLFHNSLQISSEFGYTKNIKKTAQALSEIYKTKGNYKLSLKYFELYIQMKDSLENESIRKASIKSQLKYEYEKQAAADSVSHAKESEIKNAELAKQSAEIKAKKNQQVALFGGLAIVIIFALFMFNRFKVTQKQKAIIESQKEEVESQKALVDEKQKEILDSIHYARKIQMAQIPDEKQVLKLLNKVK from the coding sequence TTGAAAAGTATAATAAAATATTTTATTTTTTGTCTTGTTGTATTCGGAATTCAACATTCAACATATTATGCGCAAAACAATCAAATTAAACATAATCGTAAAATTGATTCTTTATATAAAATTATAGAAATTACAAAAAATGACACTATAAAGATTGCTACACTTTTACAATTAGGAACTGAAATTTCTTTACAAAATAATGATAGTGCAAGAGCAATATGGCAAAACGCTAAAGATTTATGCATTCAAAAATTAAAACAATGCCAAACGCTGACTAAAATTTGCAGGAAGTATAAAAGTTACTATGCGAGCAGCATAAATAACATCGGAACAGTGTATTACTTACAAGGCGATTTTCAAAAGGCATTGGAGCTTTTTCTTCAAAGCACTGAAATAACAAAACAATTGAATGATAAAAAAACACAATCTTCAATACTAAATAACATTGGTGCAATTTATTTTAATAAACAAGATTTTGATAAAGCTTTAAGTTACTTTAATGAAAGTTTTAATTTAAATAAACAATTAGGCGACACACTTAGTGCTCTTAGTTCATACATTAATATCGGCAACATTTATTCTTCTAAAGGGAATATCAAAAAAGCATTAGATTATTACATTAAATGTCTGAGTTTTGCCGAAAGGAGTAATAACAATAATTATATTTCCAAAGCACTAAACGCAATTTCATACGTTTATAGCCGTAACGGCAATCTTAAAGAAGCTATCGAATACGCTAGTAAATCATTACAAATAAAAGAAAAATTAGGTGATAAAAATGGAATAGCCATGTCACTTTCTCAGTTAGGCCAATGTTATCACGTACACGGCGATCACGAAAAAGCATTGGAATATTATAGAAAAGGTTTGTTGATACGTGAAGAATTAAAACTTAAAGGAGATCTACCATATTCTCATAATAATATTGGTGATATTTTTCATTATATGAATAATTTAGATAGTGCACTCTTTCATTACAAAATTGCGCTTCAATTATTTAAAGAAACCGGTAATATTGCCGGCATGGCTGCGGCAACTAACAATATTGGAACTTTTTACCATGATTCGGGCGATTACTCTAAGGCCTTAAGCTATGGTTTAGAAAGCTTAAAATTATTCGAACAATCAGGAGATAATGCTAATACGGCTACCACATTGCACAATATAGGTAGTGCATATCTTAAAATCGGTAAAGCTTCAAAAGCACTGCAACTCTTTCATAATAGTCTTCAAATCTCCTCTGAATTTGGCTATACAAAAAATATCAAAAAAACCGCCCAGGCATTAAGCGAAATTTATAAAACAAAAGGAAATTATAAACTTTCACTAAAATATTTTGAATTATATATACAAATGAAAGATAGCCTAGAGAATGAATCTATCAGAAAGGCTTCTATCAAATCCCAACTTAAATACGAATATGAAAAACAAGCGGCCGCTGATTCTGTTTCGCACGCAAAAGAAAGTGAAATTAAAAACGCAGAACTCGCCAAACAAAGTGCCGAAATAAAAGCCAAAAAAAATCAACAAGTTGCGTTATTTGGCGGACTTGCCATTGTAATAATATTTGCCTTATTCATGTTCAATCGTTTTAAGGTAACCCAAAAGCAAAAAGCAATCATTGAAAGCCAAAAAGAAGAGGTAGAAAGTCAAAAAGCTTTAGTGGATGAAAAACAAAAGGAAATCCTGGATTCCATTCATTATGCGCGTAAAATTCAAATGGCTCAAATACCAGATGAAAAACAGGTACTTAAACTTCTTAATAAAGTAAAATAA
- a CDS encoding SpoIIE family protein phosphatase, with the protein MKIRCSLIYALLFFSVILKAQYTRFKKITTDNGLPNISVNAIAQDRNGFIWFGTSGGLAKWDGYKITSFVPEIDSINEAAFHVNCLLATPNDKLWVGFSAGGLFCIDLKTYAINYFMPDSINDNSVSSEVIKELKLIDQNKMAISTSAGLDLLDMNTMQFTHYRHEEGNKASLMSNSIRSIELDKEGHLWLSHFNKGITCLDLQQGKIKEITIGKEKGQLHTGSIRDMMMDKDGYLWISLWQAGICRLNVKTGEIEDNTGIGTQIPGLEKVSLVFDMYEDPDGKIWFATAENGITRYDKKTLDRINLKNNPDDPNSLGDNTAMKIFIDKYGVLFTGTWRNGVNYFDTRSLLLGHFKHQSDNPHSLHSNHITTICQLNKEAVLLGTAAGISKMNLKTRTFELFDPVKNGKKLATNSTVTDIKKDQDDNLWIGTNGGGLFKYIEKENRYVNYIQANDSNSLKGDTPDEILVDNAQNIWVSMIKNGLFILYPKSGKFRKVKFTGINISDNDLKIFQMIKDSKGNVWIATQFHGLIKYNPKRNIFSQPLNIVNKQGLGLGVSSIAIDKKGMFWLGTSEGLIQFNPESEIFENYSEEIPYLKTAVLGLLIDLDENLWLGTLNGICKFNPKLKSFSLYNVSDGLQGKEFYSNSTSKLPNGSLMFGGLNGLNYFNPAELTKTKAAPTICFTDFSVQNKPFALPQHVSVIKEINLSYRDYFFSVSFVATDYTDPNLNEFNYKLEGFNKDWVEIGNVHAVTFTNLDPGTYRLLVKAGNSNGTWAEEPAELIIHIAPPFWRTNWFYTLCIITIISSFYGFIKYREKKLIVAKKILEQKVDERTEELNEEKLKVEEAHRDIKDSILYAQRIQQAILFPELELLNIVPESFIFFLPKDIVSGDFYWMIHVQDTQLNKNILAIAAADCTGHGVPGAFMSMLNNTLLNQTAYNPEINTPADALNFLNRELPKNLKSTDKENSIKDGMDISFCLINFNTNTLLFAGANNPCWIIRNGNLIELKGTKQAITASEEYAKKTFADQKFELEKGDCIYLFTDGFADQFGGPKGKKFKYKTLANLLLQNNDKSIKEQKQNLQKAFYDWKGDLEQVDDICLIGIRI; encoded by the coding sequence ATGAAAATAAGATGCTCTCTTATATATGCCCTATTGTTTTTTAGCGTAATTCTCAAAGCTCAATACACTCGCTTCAAAAAAATAACTACCGATAATGGGCTGCCTAATATTTCTGTAAATGCCATTGCGCAAGATAGAAATGGTTTCATCTGGTTTGGAACAAGCGGAGGATTAGCCAAGTGGGACGGATATAAAATTACTTCTTTTGTGCCCGAAATTGATTCAATTAATGAGGCGGCATTCCATGTTAACTGTCTCTTAGCTACACCCAATGATAAATTATGGGTTGGTTTTTCTGCCGGTGGATTGTTTTGCATCGACCTCAAAACTTACGCTATTAATTACTTCATGCCTGATTCTATAAATGATAATTCCGTATCGAGTGAAGTAATTAAGGAATTAAAATTGATTGATCAAAACAAAATGGCCATCTCCACTTCCGCCGGTTTGGATTTGTTGGATATGAATACTATGCAATTCACTCACTATAGACATGAAGAAGGAAATAAAGCGAGTTTAATGTCTAACAGCATAAGATCAATTGAATTAGACAAAGAAGGACATTTATGGTTATCACACTTTAACAAGGGAATTACTTGTTTGGATTTACAACAAGGTAAAATTAAAGAAATTACCATAGGTAAGGAAAAAGGTCAATTACATACCGGAAGTATACGGGATATGATGATGGACAAAGATGGTTATTTGTGGATTAGTTTATGGCAAGCCGGTATTTGCAGACTAAACGTTAAAACCGGAGAAATAGAAGACAATACTGGCATCGGAACACAAATCCCCGGTCTTGAAAAAGTAAGTTTAGTATTTGATATGTACGAAGACCCAGATGGTAAAATTTGGTTTGCTACGGCCGAAAACGGAATTACTCGATACGATAAAAAAACACTAGATAGAATTAACTTAAAAAACAATCCCGACGACCCTAATTCATTAGGTGATAATACGGCTATGAAAATTTTTATTGACAAATATGGAGTATTGTTTACCGGAACCTGGAGAAATGGCGTGAATTACTTTGACACCAGATCACTATTATTAGGACACTTTAAACATCAATCCGATAATCCTCATTCCCTGCATAGCAATCATATTACCACCATTTGTCAATTAAATAAAGAAGCTGTTTTATTGGGTACCGCTGCCGGTATTTCTAAAATGAATCTGAAAACCCGAACTTTTGAATTATTCGACCCCGTAAAAAACGGAAAAAAACTGGCAACAAACTCAACCGTTACCGACATTAAAAAAGACCAAGATGATAACTTGTGGATTGGCACCAATGGAGGCGGTTTATTCAAATATATAGAGAAAGAAAATCGTTACGTGAATTACATTCAAGCGAATGATAGCAATTCACTAAAGGGAGATACGCCGGATGAAATATTAGTTGACAATGCTCAAAATATTTGGGTTTCCATGATTAAAAACGGCTTATTTATTTTGTACCCAAAGTCCGGAAAATTCAGAAAAGTTAAATTTACCGGGATAAATATTAGTGATAATGATTTGAAAATTTTTCAAATGATAAAAGATTCAAAGGGAAATGTTTGGATTGCAACACAATTTCACGGATTAATCAAGTACAACCCGAAAAGAAATATTTTTAGTCAACCTTTAAATATAGTGAATAAACAAGGCCTAGGCTTGGGAGTTTCGAGTATAGCAATTGATAAAAAAGGAATGTTTTGGCTGGGCACTAGTGAAGGCTTAATCCAATTTAATCCTGAATCAGAAATTTTTGAAAATTATTCAGAGGAAATACCTTATTTAAAAACTGCCGTGTTAGGATTATTGATCGACCTCGATGAAAATCTTTGGCTTGGAACATTAAATGGCATTTGTAAATTCAATCCTAAGCTAAAAAGTTTTTCATTGTATAATGTTTCCGACGGTTTACAAGGAAAAGAATTTTATAGCAATTCAACATCCAAACTTCCAAATGGAAGCTTAATGTTTGGCGGATTAAACGGTTTAAATTATTTTAATCCGGCAGAACTAACAAAAACAAAAGCTGCCCCAACAATTTGCTTTACAGATTTTAGTGTACAAAACAAACCTTTTGCCCTACCTCAACACGTTTCAGTTATAAAAGAAATTAATTTAAGTTACCGCGATTACTTTTTCTCAGTTTCTTTTGTGGCGACTGATTACACCGACCCCAACTTAAACGAGTTTAATTATAAACTCGAAGGCTTTAATAAAGATTGGGTTGAAATTGGTAATGTACACGCCGTAACATTTACGAATCTTGATCCAGGTACTTATCGTCTGTTGGTGAAAGCCGGTAACAGCAATGGCACTTGGGCTGAAGAACCAGCCGAATTGATTATCCATATCGCACCACCTTTTTGGAGAACAAACTGGTTTTACACGTTGTGTATAATCACTATTATAAGTTCTTTTTACGGTTTTATTAAATACAGAGAGAAAAAATTAATTGTTGCTAAAAAAATACTCGAACAAAAAGTGGATGAGCGTACCGAAGAATTAAACGAAGAAAAATTAAAAGTTGAAGAAGCTCATCGGGACATCAAAGACAGCATATTATATGCCCAAAGAATACAGCAAGCTATATTATTTCCTGAACTAGAGTTATTGAACATAGTACCTGAAAGTTTTATTTTTTTCCTTCCTAAAGATATCGTTAGTGGCGATTTTTATTGGATGATTCATGTTCAAGACACACAATTAAATAAAAACATTCTCGCAATCGCTGCTGCTGATTGTACCGGACATGGAGTGCCCGGCGCATTTATGAGCATGCTTAATAATACCTTGCTAAACCAAACGGCATATAACCCCGAAATAAATACCCCTGCAGATGCACTTAATTTTTTAAACCGAGAGTTACCTAAAAATTTAAAATCCACCGATAAAGAAAATTCAATAAAAGACGGAATGGATATTTCATTCTGTTTAATTAATTTTAATACCAATACGCTCTTATTTGCTGGGGCTAATAACCCTTGTTGGATTATCCGTAACGGAAATTTAATTGAATTAAAAGGAACTAAGCAAGCCATCACCGCTTCGGAAGAATATGCTAAAAAAACATTTGCTGATCAAAAATTTGAATTGGAAAAAGGAGATTGCATCTATTTATTTACTGATGGTTTTGCCGATCAATTTGGAGGTCCGAAAGGGAAAAAGTTTAAATATAAAACTTTAGCAAATCTATTATTGCAGAACAATGATAAATCTATAAAAGAGCAAAAACAAAATTTGCAAAAGGCTTTTTACGATTGGAAAGGCGACTTAGAACAAGTAGATGATATTTGTTTGATTGGAATAAGGATATAA